A stretch of Gemmobacter fulvus DNA encodes these proteins:
- a CDS encoding BolA family protein: protein MRIEDEIAQRLTQAFAPDRLEVENESHRHAGHSGDDGSGESHFRVLIRAEAFGPMSRLARHRAVNAALGDVVPRIHALALDIG from the coding sequence ATGCGGATTGAGGATGAGATTGCTCAACGTCTGACCCAGGCCTTCGCGCCGGACCGGCTGGAAGTGGAGAATGAAAGCCACCGACATGCGGGACATTCCGGCGATGACGGCTCTGGCGAGAGCCATTTCCGGGTGCTGATCCGCGCCGAGGCTTTTGGTCCGATGAGCCGCCTTGCCCGCCACCGCGCAGTGAACGCGGCGCTGGGCGATGTGGTGCCGCGCATTCATGCGCTGGCGCTGGATATCGGCTGA
- a CDS encoding J domain-containing protein, whose amino-acid sequence MTKPPFEFDIRVSSDKKRRKTGRRGMSGAFETSQKNCDYPGCAEPGLYRAPKSPDLLDDFFWFCKDHVREYNLKWNFFNGTSDEEFQKYLDKARVWERETKPFSQKDDGRAWARLGVNDPMAILGEKATQNPGKVVSNVTRKLPPTERKALDILEARDTWTRTEIRKQYKSLVKDLHPDMNGGNRDDESRLQEVVWAWEQIKESRYFRD is encoded by the coding sequence ATGACGAAACCGCCCTTTGAATTCGATATCCGCGTCTCTTCTGACAAGAAGCGCCGCAAGACCGGGCGTCGCGGCATGTCTGGCGCGTTCGAAACATCGCAGAAAAACTGCGATTATCCCGGCTGCGCCGAGCCGGGCCTGTATCGTGCGCCCAAATCGCCCGACCTGCTGGATGATTTCTTCTGGTTCTGCAAAGACCATGTGCGCGAATACAATCTGAAATGGAATTTCTTCAACGGCACCTCGGACGAGGAGTTCCAGAAATATCTCGACAAGGCCCGCGTCTGGGAGCGCGAGACCAAACCCTTCAGCCAGAAGGATGATGGCCGGGCCTGGGCGCGGCTGGGCGTGAATGACCCGATGGCGATTCTGGGCGAAAAGGCCACGCAGAATCCCGGCAAGGTGGTCAGCAATGTCACCCGCAAACTGCCGCCGACTGAACGCAAGGCGCTGGATATCCTCGAGGCGCGCGACACCTGGACGCGCACCGAAATCCGCAAACAATACAAAAGTCTGGTGAAAGACCTGCACCCCGACATGAACGGCGGCAACCGCGATGACGAAAGCCGGTTGCAAGAGGTGGTCTGGGCCTGGGAGCAGATCAAGGAAAGCCGCTATTTCCGCGACTGA
- the msrB gene encoding peptide-methionine (R)-S-oxide reductase MsrB, translating into MHRRTLLASALAMIALRPALAEGSFEFTLTEAEWRARLSPEAYAVLREEDTERAFTSPLDTEKRAGVFHCAGCDLPLYDAAQKYDSGTGWPSFWQPLPNAIGTKEDNTFFATRTEVHCRRCGGHLGHVFDDGPQPTGKRYCMNGVAMVFKPA; encoded by the coding sequence ATGCACCGCCGCACTTTGCTTGCCAGCGCGCTTGCGATGATCGCCCTGCGCCCCGCCTTGGCCGAGGGCAGCTTTGAATTCACCCTGACCGAAGCGGAATGGCGCGCGCGCCTGTCGCCCGAAGCCTATGCCGTGCTGCGCGAGGAAGATACCGAGCGCGCCTTCACCTCGCCGCTGGATACCGAAAAGCGCGCAGGGGTCTTCCATTGCGCGGGCTGTGATCTGCCGCTGTATGATGCGGCGCAGAAATACGACAGCGGCACCGGCTGGCCATCGTTCTGGCAGCCCTTGCCCAATGCCATCGGCACCAAGGAGGACAATACCTTCTTTGCCACAAGGACCGAAGTGCATTGCCGCCGCTGCGGCGGGCATCTGGGCCATGTGTTTGACGACGGCCCGCAGCCCACCGGCAAGCGCTATTGCATGAACGGCGTGGCGATGGTGTTCAAACCGGCCTGA